A part of Nesterenkonia lutea genomic DNA contains:
- a CDS encoding CinA family protein, whose translation MESVESTEQQASEVAADIGEILSERGLTVAVAESLTGGKLANQFAAAKGSGDWFVGGVVAYQSSAKHGVLGVPSGPVISEEAVISMVNGVTAMFDADAGAAASGAAGPDGQEGQEPGTTWLAAGVLGEVETELHHFSGEPLEVLAQTQLCSLRLLRSVLNQHRASVPGGR comes from the coding sequence ATGGAGAGTGTCGAAAGTACGGAGCAACAAGCCTCCGAGGTCGCCGCAGACATCGGCGAAATACTGAGCGAGCGAGGGTTGACTGTCGCGGTCGCCGAATCGTTGACCGGCGGGAAGCTGGCCAACCAGTTTGCGGCGGCGAAAGGTTCCGGTGATTGGTTTGTGGGCGGAGTGGTGGCCTACCAGTCATCAGCCAAGCACGGTGTGCTCGGCGTCCCTTCCGGGCCGGTGATATCCGAAGAAGCAGTCATCAGCATGGTCAACGGGGTCACTGCGATGTTCGACGCCGACGCAGGGGCAGCGGCCAGCGGGGCCGCAGGACCAGATGGGCAGGAGGGGCAGGAGCCCGGTACCACGTGGCTGGCCGCTGGGGTGCTGGGCGAGGTGGAGACCGAACTTCATCACTTCTCCGGTGAGCCGCTGGAGGTGCTGGCGCAGACCCAGCTGTGCTCCCTGCGGCTGCTGCGATCAGTGCTGAACCAGCACCGTGCTTCAGTGCCCGGAGGACGCTGA